A DNA window from Spirochaeta cellobiosiphila DSM 17781 contains the following coding sequences:
- a CDS encoding efflux RND transporter permease subunit — translation MKIEKILNSWYDKPVTPKLFFISILFFGIIGLIYTELGGQQPSVQKSFSIITQHYGINSEEIERTITIPLEDTIGSITGIESLKSSSEFSKSRIDIILREEIDSTNFYLELRDRVDRVYANMPSSVQKPRIVTSNSNQRSSFIISFESEIMEPTQLRQYVEHNIKPAFEKIPGVGEIEIGGGAQKEIHILVNEEKITSSNYSPDQIASFIQEQNIYTPLGNIKTNKNNIPVSIDGRFKNISDFKKLILNQQGSTINLDEISNVTFGYRNPESISRVQGSKKITLYIKTGGEANIVSLSKKINSEVVKWNNKGLQTNLIYDQGEKMFEAIKQVILSIFIGMLIVSLFIFIFTGDFLKSLLLALTLPITGLITIGIFSIFGYSIDNYILAGIAIALGIIIDTGIIITESNFVKSIPALLSSTLTSIIVLFPLIYLRDSILGVANISLALLVMIITSLLMNILFMPYFYRNKSKTIFNLKSISKLKFYIMKACSFSYKNSKLVLILTTFLLGIAIFIMIDNGTQFENILKEPIVFAHIEMESGTNLKTVDKRVNDYIEILKKHPYITQIESISRRDNAQLTIKYNEKKIAESDLIKWIKDTSNSIPEGSLFIPENNNKKLINLEITLTGEDNLELRRVAKETLNNLIKQDWVTEGVLHFKEAPPSYVFDIDNNQFPITGISTSDISNRIRWDLQGPVADKWLDKNDEIDVRIMGNNYTDRTITEIKELPFLNKKDSGVPLRTEQLGTFNEDIEPSRIYRNNRQRSVSFSISIKKMNIEKIENLIWNVLNSQQLKPGYAFKLSDTIYKQRKQMYKLWVLLGLALFLIYAVLASEAESFISPLVIISFIPISLAFPITALKLISQPITTSVMIGFIVLTGMAVNNAILIIDQYKSNYSKTNLKDDLIFAISVRLKPLLLTSGTTILGSLPLLFNNPGDFSFLNALSFVMLFGVLGSLFTSLVFLPAITRYFPKSLN, via the coding sequence ATGAAAATAGAAAAAATTCTTAACAGTTGGTATGATAAACCTGTAACCCCTAAACTATTCTTTATCTCTATCTTATTTTTTGGGATTATTGGTTTAATTTATACAGAGCTTGGTGGGCAACAACCATCTGTACAAAAGTCCTTTTCCATTATAACTCAACACTATGGAATAAACAGTGAAGAGATTGAACGAACTATTACGATACCACTAGAAGATACAATCGGATCAATTACTGGAATTGAATCTCTCAAATCTTCCAGTGAATTCTCAAAATCTAGAATAGATATAATACTCAGGGAAGAGATCGATTCTACCAACTTTTATCTTGAATTAAGGGATCGAGTTGATAGAGTTTATGCGAACATGCCTTCTTCTGTACAAAAACCAAGAATTGTCACCAGTAATTCAAATCAAAGATCTTCATTTATAATTAGTTTTGAATCAGAGATAATGGAACCTACACAGCTGAGACAGTATGTTGAACACAATATAAAGCCAGCTTTTGAGAAAATACCAGGTGTAGGTGAGATTGAAATTGGTGGAGGAGCTCAAAAAGAAATCCATATTCTAGTAAATGAAGAGAAAATTACATCTTCAAACTATAGTCCTGATCAAATAGCTTCTTTTATACAAGAACAAAATATCTATACTCCACTTGGCAACATTAAAACTAATAAAAATAATATACCTGTTAGTATTGATGGAAGATTTAAAAATATTTCTGATTTTAAGAAGCTTATTCTTAATCAACAAGGAAGTACTATAAACTTAGATGAAATATCAAATGTCACTTTTGGTTATAGAAATCCTGAGAGTATAAGTAGGGTTCAGGGATCAAAAAAAATCACACTATACATTAAAACCGGTGGTGAAGCTAACATAGTGTCTTTATCAAAAAAAATTAACTCAGAAGTGGTAAAATGGAACAATAAAGGGCTCCAGACCAACTTGATATACGATCAGGGTGAAAAAATGTTTGAAGCAATAAAACAGGTTATACTTTCCATTTTTATAGGAATGTTAATTGTTAGTTTATTTATTTTCATTTTCACAGGGGATTTCTTAAAATCTTTATTATTGGCTTTAACACTGCCTATTACAGGACTAATAACTATTGGAATATTCAGTATTTTTGGATACTCGATAGACAACTATATTCTAGCAGGAATAGCTATAGCCTTAGGGATTATTATTGATACTGGTATCATCATTACAGAATCAAATTTCGTAAAATCAATCCCGGCTCTTTTATCCTCTACACTAACATCGATAATTGTTTTATTTCCTCTTATATATTTACGTGATTCAATACTAGGTGTAGCCAATATCAGTTTAGCCCTATTAGTAATGATCATAACCTCTTTATTAATGAATATACTATTTATGCCTTACTTTTATAGAAACAAAAGCAAAACCATTTTTAACTTAAAATCTATATCAAAGTTAAAGTTTTATATAATGAAGGCGTGTAGTTTCTCTTATAAAAATAGCAAATTAGTATTAATATTAACGACATTTCTTTTAGGAATAGCCATATTTATTATGATTGATAATGGTACACAATTTGAAAACATATTAAAAGAACCAATTGTCTTTGCACATATTGAAATGGAAAGCGGTACTAATTTAAAGACTGTAGATAAAAGAGTAAATGACTATATAGAAATATTAAAAAAACACCCATATATTACACAGATTGAGTCAATATCGAGACGAGATAATGCACAACTAACAATCAAATATAATGAAAAGAAGATAGCTGAAAGCGACCTCATTAAATGGATCAAAGATACTTCCAACTCTATTCCTGAAGGCAGCTTGTTTATCCCCGAAAATAATAATAAAAAATTGATCAATCTTGAAATTACATTAACAGGTGAAGACAATTTAGAATTAAGACGTGTAGCCAAAGAGACTTTAAATAATCTAATAAAACAAGATTGGGTAACTGAAGGAGTATTGCATTTCAAAGAGGCTCCGCCTAGTTATGTATTTGATATTGATAACAATCAGTTTCCTATTACTGGTATTTCTACTAGTGACATATCCAATAGAATAAGATGGGATTTACAAGGGCCCGTTGCTGATAAATGGTTAGATAAAAATGACGAAATAGATGTTCGCATTATGGGAAACAATTATACAGATAGAACAATAACGGAAATAAAGGAATTACCATTTTTAAATAAAAAAGATTCAGGAGTTCCTTTACGTACAGAGCAATTAGGAACTTTTAATGAAGATATAGAACCTTCTAGAATTTATCGAAACAATAGACAAAGAAGTGTTAGTTTTTCAATTTCTATTAAAAAAATGAACATAGAAAAAATAGAAAACTTAATCTGGAACGTTTTAAACAGTCAGCAACTAAAACCAGGTTATGCATTCAAACTTAGCGATACCATATATAAACAACGGAAACAAATGTATAAGCTTTGGGTATTGCTAGGACTAGCTCTTTTTCTAATCTATGCTGTTTTAGCTAGTGAAGCAGAATCTTTTATTTCACCGCTTGTTATTATTTCTTTTATACCCATATCACTAGCTTTTCCTATTACTGCCTTGAAGCTCATATCACAACCAATAACTACTTCGGTAATGATTGGTTTCATTGTATTAACAGGTATGGCAGTAAACAATGCTATCTTGATTATTGATCAGTATAAATCTAATTATTCTAAAACCAATCTCAAAGATGATCTTATATTTGCAATATCTGTAAGATTGAAACCACTTTTACTCACTTCGGGTACAACAATACTAGGATCTTTACCACTACTATTTAATAATCCAGGAGACTTTTCATTTTTAAATGCACTTTCTTTTGTCATGCTTTTTGGTGTATTAGGATCTCTTTTCACATCACTTGTTTTTCTACCGGCAATCACTCGATATTTTCCTAAATCTCTTAATTAG